The following are encoded together in the Serratia odorifera genome:
- the rpmJ gene encoding 50S ribosomal protein L36 gives MKVRASVKKLCRNCKIVKRNGVVRVICSAEPKHKQRQG, from the coding sequence ATGAAAGTTCGTGCTTCCGTCAAGAAATTATGTCGTAACTGCAAAATCGTTAAGCGTAACGGTGTCGTTCGTGTGATTTGCAGCGCCGAGCCGAAGCATAAACAGCGTCAAGGCTGA
- the rpmD gene encoding 50S ribosomal protein L30: protein MAKTIKVTQVRSSIGRLPKHKATLLGLGLRRIGHTVEREDTPAVRGMINLVSYMVKVEE from the coding sequence ATGGCTAAGACTATTAAAGTAACACAAGTTCGCAGTTCCATTGGCCGTCTGCCGAAGCATAAAGCTACTCTGCTCGGTCTGGGTCTGCGTCGTATTGGTCACACCGTAGAGCGCGAGGATACTCCTGCTGTACGCGGTATGATCAACCTGGTTTCCTACATGGTTAAAGTTGAGGAGTAA
- the smg gene encoding DUF494 family protein Smg produces MFDVLMYLFETYIHNEPEIRVDQDKLTDDLAEAGFHREDIYNALNWLEKLADLQEGENAPYLMGADPLAMRFYTEEESVRLDASCRGFLLFLEQIQVLNLETREMVIDRVMALDNEEFDLEDLKWVVLMVLFNIPGYESAYQQMEELLFEVNEGYLH; encoded by the coding sequence ATGTTCGACGTACTCATGTACTTATTTGAAACGTATATCCACAATGAACCAGAGATACGCGTCGATCAGGATAAACTGACCGATGATCTCGCTGAGGCGGGGTTTCATCGAGAGGATATCTACAACGCGTTGAATTGGCTTGAAAAACTCGCAGACTTGCAAGAAGGTGAGAACGCGCCGTATCTTATGGGCGCCGATCCGCTGGCGATGCGATTCTATACCGAAGAAGAAAGCGTGCGTCTGGATGCCAGTTGCCGTGGTTTTCTTCTGTTCCTTGAACAGATCCAGGTATTGAACCTCGAAACCCGTGAAATGGTTATCGATCGCGTTATGGCGTTGGATAACGAGGAATTCGATCTCGAAGACCTGAAATGGGTGGTGTTGATGGTGCTATTCAATATCCCAGGTTATGAAAGCGCCTATCAGCAAATGGAAGAACTGTTGTTTGAAGTAAACGAAGGCTATTTGCATTGA
- the rsmB gene encoding 16S rRNA (cytosine(967)-C(5))-methyltransferase RsmB, whose amino-acid sequence MKNNYNLRSIAAQAIGQVLDQGQSLSTILPSLQKNISDKDRALLQELCFGTLRVLPQLEWCIQQLMAKPMVGKQRTLHYLLMVGMYQLLYTRIPAHAALAETVNGAVALKRPQLKGLINGVLRQFQRQQDQLLQRAANNDSRYLHPSWLLKRIQQAYPEQWEHIVEANNQKPPMWLRVNRLHHTRDEYLKLMEQAGIAAAPHAEYRDALRLLSPCAVNELPGFAEGWVTVQDASAQGCVDLLDPQDGEQILDLCAAPGGKTTHILEAAPKAHVMAVDIDEQRLSRVNENLQRLRFSAEVKQGDGRTPQQWCGDKQFDRILLDAPCSATGVIRRHPDIKWLRRDRDIAELASLQAEIMDAIWPHLKPGGVMVYATCSILPQENNEQVLAFLQRHADAQRVETGKQHQPGRQNLPHPEDGDGFFYAKLIKL is encoded by the coding sequence ATGAAAAACAACTACAACCTCCGCAGCATTGCTGCTCAAGCCATCGGCCAGGTATTGGATCAGGGGCAATCACTCAGCACCATCCTGCCGTCATTGCAGAAAAACATCTCGGACAAAGACCGCGCACTGTTACAGGAGCTGTGTTTTGGCACCTTACGCGTCTTGCCGCAACTGGAATGGTGCATTCAGCAGTTGATGGCCAAACCGATGGTCGGAAAACAACGCACGCTGCACTATCTGCTGATGGTTGGCATGTACCAATTACTGTATACCCGTATTCCTGCGCACGCGGCGCTGGCAGAAACGGTAAACGGCGCCGTTGCGCTAAAGCGGCCACAGCTCAAGGGGCTGATTAACGGCGTTTTGCGTCAGTTCCAGCGCCAGCAGGATCAATTGCTGCAACGCGCGGCCAACAATGACAGCCGCTATTTGCACCCAAGCTGGCTATTGAAACGCATCCAGCAGGCCTATCCTGAGCAGTGGGAACACATCGTCGAGGCCAATAACCAGAAACCGCCAATGTGGCTGCGGGTAAACCGGCTGCATCACACGCGCGATGAATATCTCAAACTGATGGAACAAGCCGGCATCGCCGCCGCGCCACACGCAGAATATCGTGATGCGCTGCGTTTATTGTCGCCATGCGCGGTCAACGAGCTGCCCGGCTTTGCCGAGGGATGGGTCACCGTGCAGGATGCCTCTGCACAAGGCTGCGTCGATCTGCTGGATCCGCAGGATGGCGAGCAGATCCTCGATCTGTGCGCAGCCCCTGGCGGCAAAACCACGCATATCCTCGAAGCGGCACCAAAAGCCCATGTGATGGCGGTCGACATCGACGAACAGCGGCTGAGTCGCGTGAACGAAAATCTCCAGCGTCTGCGATTCAGCGCCGAGGTCAAGCAGGGTGATGGCCGTACACCGCAGCAATGGTGCGGCGATAAGCAATTTGATCGCATTCTGTTGGATGCGCCATGCTCTGCCACCGGGGTCATCCGCCGCCATCCTGATATCAAATGGCTGCGCCGCGATCGCGACATTGCCGAATTGGCCAGCCTGCAGGCGGAAATCATGGATGCCATTTGGCCTCACCTGAAGCCTGGCGGTGTGATGGTGTATGCCACCTGCTCTATCCTGCCACAGGAAAACAATGAGCAGGTACTGGCCTTTTTACAGCGCCATGCCGACGCACAACGTGTAGAAACCGGTAAGCAACATCAACCTGGCCGACAGAACCTTCCTCATCCTGAAGATGGCGATGGCTTCTTTTACGCTAAGCTGATTAAACTGTAA
- a CDS encoding gamma carbonic anhydrase family protein — MSDAIRSYLHYTPQIGQRVMIDPSSVVIGNVELADDVSIWPLVAIRGDVNAVKIGARSNIQDGSVLHVTHQSEHNPQGYPLLIGEDVTVGHKAMLHGCAIGNRVLVGMGSILLDGAVIEDDVMIGAGSLVAPGKHLASGYLYMGSPARQVRPLTSAELEGLRYSSNNYVRWKDDYLSEDI; from the coding sequence ATGTCTGATGCAATTCGTTCTTACCTTCATTACACCCCACAGATCGGCCAACGCGTGATGATCGATCCTTCCAGCGTGGTGATCGGCAACGTGGAACTGGCCGATGACGTCAGCATCTGGCCCCTGGTGGCCATCCGCGGCGACGTTAACGCCGTCAAGATCGGTGCGCGCAGCAACATTCAGGACGGTAGCGTGCTGCACGTGACTCATCAATCGGAACATAATCCTCAAGGCTACCCGCTATTAATTGGCGAAGATGTGACGGTGGGGCATAAAGCCATGCTGCATGGCTGCGCCATTGGCAACCGGGTATTGGTGGGAATGGGATCGATTTTGCTGGATGGTGCAGTAATAGAAGACGACGTGATGATTGGCGCCGGTAGCCTAGTGGCGCCGGGAAAACACCTGGCAAGCGGTTACTTATATATGGGCAGCCCTGCACGGCAGGTACGACCGCTGACGTCGGCCGAGTTGGAAGGGCTGCGCTACTCCTCCAATAACTACGTGCGCTGGAAAGATGATTACCTGTCCGAAGATATTTGA
- the rpsK gene encoding 30S ribosomal protein S11, whose amino-acid sequence MAKAPVRTRKRVRKQVSDGVAHIHASFNNTIVTITDRQGNALGWATAGGSGFRGSRKSTPFAAQVAAERCAEAVKEYGIKNLEVMVKGPGPGRESTIRALNAAGFRITNITDVTPIPHNGCRPPKKRRV is encoded by the coding sequence ATGGCAAAGGCACCTGTTCGTACACGCAAGCGTGTAAGAAAGCAAGTCTCTGACGGCGTGGCTCATATCCATGCTTCTTTCAACAACACCATTGTAACTATTACCGATCGTCAGGGTAATGCTTTGGGTTGGGCAACTGCCGGTGGTTCCGGTTTCCGTGGTTCTCGTAAGTCAACTCCGTTTGCAGCTCAGGTTGCAGCCGAACGTTGTGCTGAAGCAGTAAAAGAATACGGTATCAAGAACCTGGAAGTTATGGTTAAAGGACCTGGTCCTGGTCGTGAGTCTACTATCCGCGCTCTGAACGCGGCTGGTTTCCGCATCACTAACATTACTGATGTGACTCCGATCCCTCATAACGGTTGTCGTCCGCCGAAAAAGCGCCGCGTATAA
- the def gene encoding peptide deformylase has product MSVLQVLHFPDERLRKVAAPVKEVNADIQRIVDDMFDTMYAEEGIGLAATQVDIHQRIIVIDVSETRDQRLVLINPELLEQSGETGIEEGCLSIPEQRALVPRAEKVKIRALDYNGNSFELAADDLLAICIQHEMDHLVGKLFVDYLSPLKRQRIRQKLEKMAKLQARA; this is encoded by the coding sequence ATGTCAGTCTTGCAGGTATTACATTTCCCAGACGAGCGGCTGCGCAAAGTTGCAGCCCCGGTAAAAGAAGTCAATGCTGATATCCAGCGTATCGTGGATGATATGTTTGACACCATGTACGCAGAGGAAGGCATTGGCCTGGCCGCGACCCAGGTGGATATCCACCAACGCATTATCGTCATCGACGTTTCCGAAACTCGCGATCAGCGCCTGGTGCTGATTAACCCGGAACTGTTGGAACAAAGTGGTGAAACCGGCATTGAAGAAGGATGCCTGTCCATCCCTGAACAACGTGCCTTGGTGCCACGGGCCGAAAAGGTGAAGATCCGCGCGCTGGATTACAACGGCAATTCATTCGAACTGGCCGCCGACGATCTGTTGGCCATCTGTATCCAGCATGAAATGGATCACCTGGTCGGCAAACTGTTTGTCGATTACCTGTCGCCGCTGAAACGCCAGCGTATCCGTCAGAAACTGGAAAAAATGGCCAAGCTGCAAGCGCGCGCCTAA
- the rpsE gene encoding 30S ribosomal protein S5: MAHIEKQAGELQEKLIAVNRVSKTVKGGRIFSFTALTVVGDGNGRVGFGYGKAREVPAAIQKAMEKARRNMMNVALNSGTLQHPVKGAHTGSRVFMQPASEGTGIIAGGAMRAVLEVAGVHNVLAKAYGSTNPINVVRATIDALANMKSPEMVAAKRGKSVADILG, encoded by the coding sequence ATGGCTCACATCGAAAAACAAGCTGGCGAACTGCAGGAAAAGCTGATCGCGGTAAACCGCGTATCTAAAACCGTAAAAGGTGGCCGTATTTTCAGCTTTACCGCACTGACAGTCGTTGGTGATGGTAACGGTCGCGTTGGTTTTGGCTACGGCAAAGCACGCGAAGTTCCGGCAGCGATCCAGAAAGCGATGGAAAAAGCCCGTCGCAACATGATGAATGTCGCGCTGAACAGCGGCACCCTGCAGCACCCTGTTAAAGGTGCTCACACGGGTTCTCGTGTGTTCATGCAGCCGGCTTCCGAAGGTACCGGTATTATCGCCGGTGGTGCAATGCGCGCCGTCCTGGAAGTCGCTGGGGTTCACAACGTATTGGCTAAGGCTTATGGTTCCACCAACCCGATCAACGTGGTTCGTGCAACTATTGATGCCTTGGCAAATATGAAGTCCCCTGAAATGGTCGCTGCCAAGCGTGGTAAATCCGTTGCAGACATTCTGGGGTAA
- the zntR gene encoding Zn(2+)-responsive transcriptional regulator, producing the protein MFKIGQLAKLADVTPDTVRYYEKQGMMDHDIRTEGGFRLYSEQDLQRLRFIRYAKQLGFTLETIAELLSIRVDPEHHTCQESKSIVEARLQDVENKLQELSRMRESLKRLSDACCGTAHTSSSCSILEALEQGAREEKAASVRQQR; encoded by the coding sequence ATGTTTAAAATTGGCCAGTTGGCAAAACTTGCCGATGTGACGCCCGATACGGTGCGTTATTACGAAAAGCAGGGCATGATGGATCACGACATCAGAACCGAAGGCGGTTTTCGCTTGTACAGCGAGCAGGACTTGCAGCGGCTGCGTTTTATTCGTTATGCCAAGCAATTGGGATTTACCCTGGAAACCATCGCCGAACTGTTATCGATCCGCGTCGATCCAGAGCATCATACCTGCCAGGAATCAAAATCGATCGTGGAGGCGCGACTGCAGGACGTTGAGAACAAATTGCAAGAATTGTCGCGTATGCGTGAATCATTGAAACGACTCAGCGATGCCTGCTGTGGTACCGCACATACCAGTAGCTCTTGCTCGATCCTTGAGGCATTGGAACAAGGCGCACGTGAAGAAAAAGCGGCAAGCGTCAGGCAACAGCGATAA
- the rpsM gene encoding 30S ribosomal protein S13, with protein MARIAGINIPDHKHTVIALTSIFGIGKTRSQSICAATGIPENVKISELSEEQIEQLREAVAKFTVEGDLRREVTLSIKRLMDLGTYRGLRHRRGLPVRGQRTKTNARTRKGPRKPIKK; from the coding sequence GTGGCCCGTATAGCAGGCATTAACATTCCTGATCATAAACATACCGTAATCGCCTTAACGTCGATCTTCGGAATCGGTAAAACCCGCTCACAGTCTATCTGTGCGGCTACGGGTATTCCTGAAAATGTTAAGATCAGTGAGCTGTCTGAAGAGCAAATTGAACAGCTGCGTGAAGCAGTCGCCAAATTCACTGTCGAAGGTGATTTGCGTCGTGAAGTTACCCTGAGCATCAAGCGTCTGATGGATCTTGGTACATATCGTGGTTTGCGCCATCGTCGTGGTCTGCCAGTTCGCGGTCAGCGTACTAAGACCAACGCACGTACCCGTAAGGGTCCGCGTAAACCGATCAAGAAATAA
- the trkA gene encoding Trk system potassium transporter TrkA, producing MKIIILGAGQVGGTLAENLVGENNDITVVDTDTNRLRQLQDKFDLRVVQGHGSHPRVLREAGAEDADMLVAVTNSDETNMIACQIAYSLFNTPNRIARIRAPEYIRESDKLFLPEAVPIDHLISPEQLVIDYIYKLIEYPGALQVVNFAEGKVSIAAVKAYYGGPLVGNALSAMREHMPHIDTRVAAIFRQDRPIRPQGSTIIEAGDEVFFVAASQHIRAVMSELQRLEKPYKRIMIVGGGNVGAGLAAKLEKDYNVKLIERNQQRAAELAEQLHDTIVFYGDASDQELLAEEHVEQVDVFIAITNDDEANIMSAMLAKRMGAKKVMVLIQRRAYVDLVQGSVIDIAISPQQATISALLGHVRKADIVSVSSLRRGVAEAIEAIAHGDESTSKVVGRIVEEIKLPPGTTIGAIVRGDDVIIANGNSKIEQGDHVIMFITDKKFVPDVERLFQPSPFFL from the coding sequence ATGAAAATAATTATTCTTGGCGCAGGTCAGGTCGGCGGAACTCTGGCGGAAAACCTGGTTGGCGAAAATAACGATATCACCGTGGTGGATACCGATACCAACCGCCTTCGTCAGTTGCAGGACAAATTCGATCTGCGCGTCGTACAGGGACATGGTTCACACCCGCGCGTCCTGCGTGAGGCCGGCGCTGAAGATGCCGATATGCTGGTTGCCGTCACCAATTCTGACGAAACCAATATGATCGCCTGCCAGATTGCCTACTCATTGTTCAACACGCCAAACCGCATCGCTCGTATTCGTGCGCCAGAATACATTCGTGAATCCGACAAGCTGTTTTTACCTGAAGCGGTGCCTATCGACCACCTGATCTCTCCCGAACAGCTGGTTATCGATTACATCTACAAACTGATTGAATACCCTGGAGCCTTGCAGGTTGTAAACTTTGCGGAAGGGAAAGTCAGCATTGCCGCGGTTAAAGCCTATTATGGCGGCCCGTTGGTAGGCAATGCGTTGTCGGCCATGCGCGAACACATGCCGCATATTGATACCCGCGTAGCCGCTATTTTCCGCCAGGATCGACCGATTCGCCCGCAGGGTTCCACCATCATTGAAGCCGGTGACGAAGTATTTTTTGTTGCTGCATCCCAGCATATCCGCGCGGTAATGAGCGAACTGCAACGGCTGGAAAAGCCTTACAAGCGCATTATGATCGTCGGCGGCGGCAATGTCGGTGCCGGTTTGGCCGCCAAGTTGGAGAAAGACTACAACGTCAAGCTGATTGAACGTAACCAGCAGCGCGCCGCCGAATTGGCCGAACAACTCCATGACACCATTGTGTTTTACGGTGATGCTTCCGATCAGGAACTGCTGGCCGAAGAACACGTTGAACAGGTAGACGTGTTTATTGCCATCACCAACGATGACGAAGCCAATATCATGTCCGCCATGCTGGCCAAACGCATGGGCGCCAAGAAAGTCATGGTGCTGATCCAGCGCCGCGCCTACGTCGATTTGGTTCAGGGCAGCGTGATTGACATTGCCATCTCACCGCAACAAGCTACCATCTCTGCGCTGTTGGGGCACGTACGCAAGGCCGATATTGTCAGCGTCTCGTCCCTGCGCCGTGGCGTGGCAGAAGCCATCGAAGCGATCGCACACGGTGATGAAAGTACCTCCAAAGTGGTTGGACGCATTGTAGAAGAGATCAAGTTGCCGCCAGGCACGACCATTGGCGCAATTGTACGTGGTGACGATGTGATTATCGCCAACGGCAACAGTAAAATTGAGCAAGGCGATCATGTGATCATGTTTATTACCGACAAGAAATTTGTCCCGGATGTTGAACGACTGTTCCAACCGAGTCCGTTCTTCCTTTAA
- the secY gene encoding preprotein translocase subunit SecY, translated as MAKQPGLDFQSAKGGLGELKRRLLFVIGALIVFRIGSFIPIPGIDATVLAKLLEQQRGTIIEMFNMFSGGALSRASIFALGIMPYISASIIIQLLTVVHPALAEIKKEGEAGRRKISQYTRYGTLVLAIFQSIGIATGLPNMPGMQGLVLNPGFAFYFTAVVSLVTGTMFLMWLGEQITERGIGNGISIIIFAGIVAGLPPAIGHTIEQARQGDLHFLLLLLVAVLVFAVTFFVVFIERGQRRIVVNYAKRQQGRRVYAAQSTHLPLKVNMAGVIPAIFASSIILFPATIASWFGGGTGWNWLTTISMYLQPGQPLYVLLYASAIIFFCFFYTALVFNPRETADNLKKSGAFVPGIRPGEQTAKYIDKVMTRLTLVGAMYITFICLIPEFMRDAMKVPFYFGGTSLLIVVVVIMDFMAQVQTLMMSSQYESALKKANLKGYNR; from the coding sequence ATGGCTAAGCAACCAGGATTAGATTTTCAAAGTGCTAAAGGTGGGCTCGGCGAGCTGAAGCGCAGACTTTTGTTTGTTATCGGCGCGCTGATTGTCTTCCGTATCGGCTCTTTTATTCCGATTCCTGGTATCGATGCCACTGTGCTTGCCAAATTGCTCGAGCAGCAGAGAGGCACTATCATTGAAATGTTTAACATGTTCTCTGGTGGTGCCCTCAGCCGTGCTTCTATCTTTGCTCTGGGGATCATGCCATATATCTCGGCGTCGATCATTATCCAGCTGCTGACGGTGGTTCATCCGGCGTTGGCGGAAATCAAGAAAGAAGGGGAGGCTGGCCGTCGCAAGATAAGCCAGTACACCCGGTACGGTACGCTGGTATTGGCCATATTCCAGTCGATCGGTATTGCTACCGGTCTGCCGAATATGCCTGGTATGCAGGGCCTGGTGTTAAATCCAGGCTTTGCGTTCTACTTTACTGCGGTTGTGAGTCTGGTTACCGGGACAATGTTCCTGATGTGGCTGGGTGAGCAGATAACCGAACGAGGTATCGGCAACGGTATTTCAATCATTATCTTCGCTGGTATTGTGGCGGGATTACCGCCGGCAATCGGTCATACTATTGAGCAAGCCCGGCAAGGCGACCTGCACTTCCTCCTGTTGCTGCTGGTTGCAGTATTGGTGTTTGCAGTAACCTTCTTCGTTGTTTTCATCGAACGTGGTCAACGTCGTATCGTCGTTAACTATGCGAAACGTCAACAAGGTCGTCGTGTTTACGCAGCACAGAGCACACACTTACCGTTGAAAGTGAACATGGCAGGCGTAATTCCTGCAATCTTCGCTTCCAGCATTATCCTGTTCCCAGCCACGATTGCATCCTGGTTTGGGGGCGGTACCGGTTGGAACTGGCTGACAACGATTTCGATGTATTTGCAGCCTGGACAGCCGCTTTATGTGTTACTCTATGCGTCTGCAATCATCTTCTTCTGTTTCTTCTACACGGCGTTGGTTTTCAACCCGCGTGAGACAGCAGATAACCTGAAGAAGTCCGGTGCCTTCGTACCAGGAATTCGTCCGGGAGAGCAAACGGCGAAGTACATCGATAAAGTAATGACGCGTTTAACCCTGGTGGGCGCGATGTACATTACTTTCATCTGCCTGATCCCGGAGTTCATGCGTGATGCAATGAAAGTACCATTCTACTTTGGTGGTACCTCGCTACTGATCGTGGTTGTCGTCATCATGGACTTTATGGCTCAAGTGCAAACTCTGATGATGTCAAGTCAGTACGAGTCTGCATTGAAGAAAGCAAACCTGAAAGGCTATAACCGCTAG
- the mscL gene encoding large-conductance mechanosensitive channel protein MscL, with protein sequence MSMMKEFREFAMRGNVVDLAVGVIIGAAFGKIVSSFVADIIMPPLGLLIGGVDFKQFHLVLREAQGAVPAVVMNYGSFIQTVFDFIIVAFAIFLAIKLMNKVRRKQEEAPAAPPAPTTEEKLLTEIRDLLAQQQQPKL encoded by the coding sequence ATGAGTATGATGAAAGAGTTCCGCGAGTTTGCCATGCGTGGCAACGTGGTCGATTTGGCGGTGGGTGTCATTATCGGTGCTGCCTTCGGGAAAATTGTATCGTCATTCGTTGCTGATATCATCATGCCGCCGTTGGGTTTGCTGATTGGCGGCGTCGATTTTAAACAGTTCCATCTGGTTTTACGTGAAGCACAAGGCGCTGTTCCGGCGGTAGTAATGAATTATGGTTCATTCATTCAGACCGTTTTTGATTTTATCATCGTCGCATTTGCCATCTTCCTGGCAATTAAGCTGATGAATAAAGTTCGCCGCAAGCAGGAAGAAGCCCCTGCTGCTCCGCCAGCGCCTACCACTGAAGAAAAACTGCTGACTGAAATACGCGATCTGCTGGCTCAGCAACAACAGCCAAAGCTGTAA
- a CDS encoding DUF1992 domain-containing protein has protein sequence MWLLDEWAERHIADAQQKGELDKLPGMGAPLILDDDSAVPAELRSGFRLLKNAGYLPPELEVRKEALTLARLLQGINSEHPDFDELNKRMALLAFRLRQAGMSTDFLHGEYQAALSGKFSTEDK, from the coding sequence ATGTGGTTGCTCGATGAATGGGCTGAACGCCATATCGCCGATGCCCAGCAGAAAGGTGAACTCGACAAACTACCCGGTATGGGCGCGCCGCTAATACTGGATGATGACAGTGCGGTACCTGCCGAGCTGCGATCGGGTTTTCGCCTGTTAAAAAACGCCGGTTATCTGCCGCCAGAACTTGAAGTGCGCAAAGAAGCGCTGACGCTGGCTCGCTTACTGCAGGGCATCAATAGCGAACATCCTGACTTTGACGAGTTGAATAAACGCATGGCGCTGTTGGCGTTTCGTTTGCGTCAGGCGGGAATGAGCACCGATTTTCTACACGGTGAATACCAAGCGGCACTGAGCGGTAAATTCAGCACGGAGGATAAGTAA
- the rpsD gene encoding 30S ribosomal protein S4 yields MARYLGPKLKLSRREGTDLFLKSGVRAIDSKCKIEQPPGQHGARKPRLSDYGVQLREKQKVRRMYGVLERQFRNYYKEAARLKGNTGANLLQLLEGRLDNVVYRMGFGATRAEARQLVSHKGIMVNGRVVNIASYQVSPNDVVSIREKAKKQSRVKAALELAEQREKPTWLEVDAAKMEGVFKRIPERTDLSADINEHLIVELYSK; encoded by the coding sequence ATGGCAAGATATTTGGGTCCTAAGCTCAAGCTTAGCCGCCGTGAGGGCACAGACCTGTTCCTGAAGTCTGGCGTTCGCGCGATCGATTCAAAATGCAAAATTGAGCAACCGCCTGGTCAACACGGTGCGCGTAAACCGCGTCTGTCTGACTACGGTGTACAGTTACGTGAAAAGCAAAAAGTTCGCCGTATGTACGGTGTTCTGGAGCGTCAATTCCGTAACTATTATAAAGAAGCAGCACGTCTGAAAGGCAACACTGGTGCAAACCTGTTGCAACTGCTGGAAGGCCGTCTGGACAACGTCGTTTACCGTATGGGCTTTGGCGCCACTCGTGCAGAAGCACGTCAGCTGGTTAGCCATAAAGGCATCATGGTAAATGGTCGCGTTGTTAACATCGCTTCTTATCAGGTATCTCCGAATGACGTAGTCAGCATCCGCGAGAAAGCTAAAAAGCAGTCTCGTGTTAAGGCCGCTTTGGAGCTGGCTGAGCAGCGTGAAAAGCCAACTTGGCTGGAAGTTGATGCTGCTAAGATGGAAGGTGTGTTCAAACGTATTCCTGAACGTACCGATCTGTCTGCGGACATTAACGAACACCTGATCGTCGAGCTTTACTCCAAGTAA
- the rplO gene encoding 50S ribosomal protein L15 → MRLNTLSPAEGAKHAPKRVGRGIGSGLGKTGGRGHKGQKSRSGGGVRRGFEGGQMPLYRRLPKFGFTSRKAMITAEVRLSELALIEGDVIDLNTLKAANVVGTQIEFAKVMLSGEITRPVTLRGLRVTKGARAAIEAAGGKIEE, encoded by the coding sequence ATGCGTTTAAATACTCTGTCTCCGGCTGAAGGTGCCAAGCATGCGCCGAAGCGTGTAGGTCGTGGTATTGGTTCTGGCCTGGGTAAAACCGGCGGCCGTGGTCACAAAGGTCAGAAGTCTCGTTCTGGCGGTGGCGTACGTCGCGGGTTTGAAGGTGGTCAGATGCCTTTATACCGTCGTTTGCCGAAATTCGGCTTCACCTCTCGCAAAGCGATGATCACGGCAGAAGTTCGTCTGTCTGAGCTGGCTTTGATTGAAGGCGACGTAATCGACCTGAACACGCTGAAAGCCGCTAACGTTGTTGGTACCCAGATTGAGTTCGCGAAAGTTATGCTTTCTGGCGAAATCACTCGTCCGGTTACCCTGCGTGGTCTGCGTGTCACCAAAGGCGCTCGTGCTGCTATCGAAGCTGCTGGCGGTAAAATTGAGGAATAA
- the rplQ gene encoding 50S ribosomal protein L17 translates to MRHRKSGRQLNRNSSHRQAMFRNMAGSLVRHEIIKTTLPKAKELRRVVEPLITLAKTDSVANRRLAFARTRDNEIVAKLFNELGPRFASRAGGYTRILKCGFRAGDNAPMAYIELVDRAESQAEVATAE, encoded by the coding sequence ATGCGCCATCGTAAGAGTGGTCGTCAACTGAACCGTAACAGCAGCCATCGCCAGGCTATGTTCCGTAACATGGCCGGCTCTTTGGTTCGTCATGAGATCATCAAGACGACCCTGCCAAAAGCGAAAGAGCTGCGTCGCGTTGTTGAGCCGCTGATTACTCTTGCCAAGACCGACAGCGTAGCTAATCGTCGTCTGGCATTCGCCCGTACTCGTGATAACGAGATCGTGGCAAAACTGTTTAACGAGCTGGGCCCGCGTTTCGCGAGCCGTGCCGGTGGTTACACTCGCATTCTGAAGTGTGGCTTCCGCGCAGGCGACAACGCGCCGATGGCATACATCGAGCTGGTTGATCGTGCTGAGTCTCAAGCAGAAGTGGCAACTGCAGAGTAA
- a CDS encoding alternative ribosome-rescue factor A — MTKYRHTKGQIQDNALEALLHDPLFRQRVEKNIKGKGSYRRKEKHAKGGRWEASGKVSADNLPLAFWF, encoded by the coding sequence ATGACAAAATATCGACATACCAAGGGCCAAATTCAGGATAACGCCTTGGAAGCCTTGTTACATGACCCGCTGTTTCGCCAACGGGTAGAAAAAAATATTAAAGGTAAAGGCAGTTATCGGCGTAAAGAAAAACATGCAAAAGGTGGGCGTTGGGAGGCCAGTGGTAAAGTATCAGCAGATAATTTACCACTGGCCTTCTGGTTTTAA